From bacterium, the proteins below share one genomic window:
- the rseP gene encoding RIP metalloprotease RseP produces MITTVLAMIFTLGLVVLVHELGHFLAARSAGIHVHRFSIGLGPVLLRWRGFGTEWALSLLPFGGYVKMAGMLESVGEGETPPEEALLPPDRLYRNRPIPVRLWAIVAGPLANLLLAVALSTGIYAVQGFPIIPDVILSAPPADTPAARAGVQRGDRVVELNGEAVANWNEFAERLSEGGAADYRLTIERSGERRELVLALTASAGRFDPTGLSVLSDNRVGRVLRNGPADRLGLATGDRILELDGRPMAYFDEIAAIVNASPGRALDIVWERAGQRRTGSITPELAQVPDPADEDRVIEAGRIYFEPYSEGTEPIGLLAAAKYGSLQVLFTARKTLEWVGKQITFRGSKDAVGGPILIAKVAGEMARWGWDRLLGFIAFFSTQLFLLNLLPVPVLDGGHVVFLLLEAVGLPVREQWRLRLTMVGMALLLGLMLFILVLDLGRVLP; encoded by the coding sequence ATGATCACCACCGTCCTCGCGATGATCTTCACGCTCGGTCTCGTCGTGCTCGTCCACGAGCTGGGCCACTTCCTGGCGGCGCGCTCGGCGGGCATCCACGTGCACCGCTTCTCGATCGGCCTCGGACCCGTGCTCCTGCGCTGGCGCGGCTTCGGCACCGAGTGGGCGCTCAGCCTGCTGCCCTTCGGCGGCTACGTGAAGATGGCCGGCATGCTCGAGTCGGTGGGGGAGGGCGAGACGCCGCCCGAGGAGGCGCTCCTGCCGCCGGACAGGCTCTACCGCAACAGGCCGATCCCGGTGCGTCTCTGGGCGATCGTCGCCGGCCCGCTGGCGAACCTCCTGCTGGCGGTGGCGCTCAGCACCGGGATCTACGCCGTGCAGGGCTTTCCGATCATCCCCGACGTCATCCTCAGCGCGCCGCCCGCGGACACGCCGGCGGCGCGAGCGGGCGTCCAGCGCGGCGATCGCGTCGTCGAGCTGAACGGGGAGGCCGTGGCCAACTGGAACGAGTTCGCCGAGCGGCTCAGCGAGGGGGGCGCCGCCGACTATCGCCTCACGATCGAGCGCAGCGGGGAGCGCCGCGAGCTCGTGCTCGCGCTCACGGCCAGCGCGGGCCGCTTCGACCCGACGGGGCTGAGCGTGCTCAGCGACAACCGCGTCGGCCGGGTGCTGAGGAATGGCCCCGCCGACCGCCTCGGCCTGGCCACGGGCGACCGCATCCTCGAGCTGGACGGGCGGCCCATGGCCTACTTCGACGAGATCGCCGCCATCGTCAACGCCAGTCCCGGTCGCGCGCTGGACATCGTCTGGGAGCGGGCAGGCCAGCGGCGGACGGGCAGCATCACGCCGGAGCTGGCCCAGGTGCCCGATCCCGCGGATGAGGACAGGGTGATCGAGGCCGGGCGCATCTACTTCGAGCCCTACAGCGAGGGCACGGAGCCGATCGGCCTCCTCGCGGCGGCCAAGTACGGCAGCCTGCAGGTGCTCTTCACGGCGCGCAAGACGCTCGAGTGGGTGGGCAAGCAGATCACCTTCCGGGGCAGCAAGGACGCGGTCGGCGGCCCGATCCTGATCGCGAAGGTGGCCGGCGAGATGGCGCGCTGGGGCTGGGATCGCCTGCTCGGCTTCATCGCCTTCTTCAGCACCCAGCTCTTCCTGCTCAACCTGCTGCCCGTGCCCGTGCTGGACGGCGGCCACGTGGTCTTCCTGCTGTTGGAAGCGGTGGGGCTGCCCGTGCGCGAGCAGTGGCGGCTGCGCCTGACGATGGTCGGCATGGCCCTGTTGCTGGGCCTGATGCTGTTCATCCTCGTGCTGGACCTGGGTCGCGTCCTGCCCTGA
- a CDS encoding 1-deoxy-D-xylulose-5-phosphate reductoisomerase, with protein sequence MKRVLLFGASGSIGGSALDVLRDRPQDFRLVGLSVHRRTEFLAGWIREFDPARIWISEPEARRRWAAVHPEFAGRLLPAGSPPAALCETPAEIALNGVLGFAGLAVSLAVLAAGCDLALANKESLVCGDQLIAAARQASRGRLLPVDSEHSALFQLLEGRPVADVRRVWITASGGPFRTWPASALAGVTPEQALRHPTWRMGPKISVDSATLMNKGLEVIEAARLFALSPAQIGVLVHPDSLAHALVELADASLLCQLAAPDMRQPILAALSHPERPRADYGRLALEAPLTLALEPLDEARFPAVGLARAALVAGGTAPLALNAADEVAVDAFLAGGLGFPGILAVVESVLAAGGWAPAADLPALTEADRRARALAAEQVRALERTA encoded by the coding sequence ATGAAGCGGGTCCTTCTCTTCGGCGCCTCCGGGAGCATCGGCGGCAGCGCGCTGGACGTCCTGCGCGACCGGCCGCAGGACTTCCGCCTGGTCGGTCTGAGCGTGCACCGGCGCACGGAGTTCCTGGCCGGCTGGATCCGCGAGTTTGACCCCGCACGCATCTGGATCAGCGAGCCGGAGGCGCGCCGCCGCTGGGCGGCCGTCCATCCGGAGTTCGCCGGCCGCCTGTTGCCGGCGGGCAGTCCGCCCGCGGCCCTCTGCGAGACGCCGGCGGAGATCGCGCTCAACGGCGTGCTCGGCTTCGCCGGTCTGGCGGTCTCGCTCGCCGTCCTGGCGGCCGGCTGCGACCTCGCGCTGGCCAACAAGGAGTCCCTGGTCTGCGGCGACCAGCTGATCGCCGCGGCGCGACAGGCGAGCCGCGGCCGCCTGCTGCCGGTGGACAGCGAGCACAGCGCGCTCTTCCAGCTCCTCGAGGGCCGTCCCGTCGCCGATGTCCGGCGGGTCTGGATCACGGCCTCGGGCGGGCCCTTCCGCACCTGGCCTGCGAGTGCCCTGGCCGGCGTGACGCCGGAGCAGGCCCTGCGCCATCCGACCTGGCGGATGGGGCCCAAGATCAGCGTCGACTCGGCGACGCTCATGAACAAGGGCCTCGAGGTGATCGAAGCGGCGCGGCTCTTCGCGCTGTCGCCGGCGCAGATTGGCGTGCTCGTGCATCCGGACTCGCTGGCGCACGCGCTCGTCGAGCTCGCCGACGCCTCTCTGCTCTGTCAGCTCGCGGCGCCGGACATGCGCCAGCCCATCCTGGCCGCGCTCAGTCACCCCGAGCGGCCGCGCGCCGACTACGGCCGGCTCGCCCTCGAGGCGCCCCTGACGCTGGCCCTGGAGCCTCTGGACGAGGCGCGCTTCCCCGCCGTCGGGCTCGCCCGGGCGGCCCTGGTCGCCGGCGGTACGGCGCCGCTCGCACTCAACGCCGCCGACGAGGTCGCCGTGGACGCCTTCCTGGCCGGCGGGCTGGGCTTTCCCGGTATCCTCGCCGTCGTCGAGTCCGTGCTCGCCGCCGGCGGCTGGGCTCCGGCCGCCGATCTGCCGGCACTCACCGAGGCCGACCGGCGCGCCCGGGCGCTGGCCGCCGAGCAGGTGCGCGCCCTGGAAAGGACCGCATGA
- a CDS encoding phosphatidate cytidylyltransferase: protein MSSGSATSASGSWPTRRSTSRRRSGPTSPRRISTERSSTSSAGSAVLARFSEAPLQLPALGRRLLAAALLLPLVIWGSLAGGWIFFALTALWSLRASWEYGAMRRARGRRAVFPTIAALVLAILAACRWGGAEAGTALFTLLALSLLGADALRGRCEGGTERAGEKILLLLYLAWLPGHWILLRELPAGVGLPAAAGGRWFLFAAGVTWLGDTFAYFVGSAWGRHSLRSPVSPRKSIEGVIGGAAGAALSAWLLAPFWTPFLAGWVAPLVGLLLSLAGQLGDLFESLLKRDAAIKDSGRILPGHGGFLDRVDSMLFSIPVFYYLLRWAIL from the coding sequence GTGAGCAGCGGATCAGCAACTTCTGCCTCTGGCAGCTGGCCTACGCGGAGATCCACATCACGCCGACGCTCTGGCCCGACTTCACCGCGGAGGATCTCTACGGAGCGATCCTCGACTTCCTCGGCCGGGAGCGCCGTTTTGGCAAGGTTCTCTGAGGCGCCGCTGCAGCTGCCCGCGCTCGGCCGGCGCCTGCTGGCGGCAGCACTGCTCCTGCCCCTCGTGATCTGGGGCAGTCTCGCCGGCGGCTGGATCTTCTTCGCGCTCACGGCGCTCTGGAGCCTGCGCGCGAGCTGGGAGTACGGCGCGATGCGCCGCGCCCGCGGCCGGCGCGCCGTCTTCCCCACGATCGCCGCGCTGGTGCTCGCGATCCTCGCCGCCTGCCGCTGGGGCGGCGCCGAAGCGGGGACGGCCCTGTTCACCCTGCTCGCCCTGAGCCTGCTCGGCGCCGACGCCCTGCGCGGGCGCTGCGAAGGCGGCACCGAGCGCGCCGGTGAGAAGATCCTGCTGCTCCTCTATCTGGCCTGGCTGCCCGGCCACTGGATCCTCCTGCGCGAGCTGCCGGCGGGTGTGGGTCTGCCCGCCGCCGCGGGCGGCCGCTGGTTCCTCTTCGCGGCCGGCGTCACCTGGCTGGGCGACACCTTCGCCTACTTCGTGGGCAGCGCCTGGGGACGCCACTCGCTGCGCTCGCCGGTGAGCCCGCGCAAGTCGATCGAGGGCGTCATCGGCGGCGCGGCCGGCGCGGCGCTCAGCGCCTGGCTGCTGGCGCCGTTCTGGACGCCCTTCCTCGCCGGCTGGGTGGCGCCGCTCGTCGGGCTGCTGCTCTCGCTCGCCGGCCAGCTCGGCGACCTCTTCGAGTCCCTCCTCAAACGCGATGCCGCCATCAAGGACAGCGGCCGCATCCTGCCCGGCCACGGCGGGTTCCTCGATCGCGTCGACAGCATGCTCTTCTCGATCCCCGTCTTTTACTACCTGCTGCGCTGGGCTATTCTCTGA